AAACAAGGCCGTTTGCGCGGTGTACCAGCAGCTCTTTGAAAAATTCAATCCAGACTATTTGGATGAACATGTATCCCAAGATGATTTGTTGAGCGCCAGGGCGATGGAAGACCACGCTAAACGGGCAATACCGGCACATTTGAATGCAGCGCAGGAAAGCATCAAGCAGGCCGTGAAGAGCGTCCGCATCCGGACGGCATGGCGCGTAGAGGGCACATTGCGAGAGTACCCGAAATTCGAGCCCATCAATATGTGGTTCCAGTATCCGATCCATAAGGTGGACGAGGTGGGCAGCCTGAAGGACATCGAGCCGGAAGGGGAAGCCCCAGCGTGGAAGAAGGCAGCAGAAAAGCGAAAATCGTCAGCCCAAAAGGAACGTCGGAGCAAAGCCGAGCAGTTTGAAGACGCGGTGAACAATTGTAATTTCGGGGAACCACCGACAGTAAAAGATGTTGTCGAATGGTTTGGAAAATCTGGCAAAGAGGTGTCTGAGCGGACTGTGAGAGACTGGATCAAAAAGTACGGATATGTTTTGCAAGATGGTTTGATCGTAAAGGACGATGGCGCAGATCATGATTAATTCCGCCGCCGCCATGAAGTAATATACGGCAAGAACCATGATAACCGCCGCCGCCGCAAATAAAACTTCGGCGGCGAACACCATCATTTTATGGTTGCCGCCGCCGAAAAATCAGAATCACGCCTTATATATAAATATATCGCGCGCCCGTAGTAATAAATTAAAGATTAAGTCAGGTAAACAGTAATCGTCAGAGAGAGAAGGTTGCCGCCGCAGGTTTGCGGCAACCCCTTCTCTCTGCCGAACTGACACCCGCGCGAGAAAGGAAAAATAAAATGCCAAAAAAAACGAATGAGAAATACTGGGAAAATGAAACGGGAGAATTGATTGAATTCGGCAGTTTCTTTATGAGGTGCTATGACAAAGCTGGAAAGCTCCAATTTGGAGTAAAACTCCGCGATCAAAAATCAGGTGAATGGGTTTATGCCGTAAAATTCGTACTCGATCGTGAATCCCTGTTCTCCAGCGACGAAGCGCCAAGTTACTTGCGCGGCACGATCGACGATTGGGAAGAGATGCTCGAAGGTGAACGAAATGACGACTGAATTTTTTATGCCGATGAAAAAAGTGCCGACCGTTACCCATCAGCAAAAACAGGTAACGGTCGTGAAGGACAAGCCAGTATTCTACGAACCAGCCGCGCTGAAAGCTGCGAGAGCGAAGTTGATGGCTCATCTTGGGCAACACAAGCCAGAACGTCCATACCATCGCCCGGTTCGCCTGATCGTCAAATGGTGCTTTCCGATCACTGGCAAGCGTCAGGACGGGGAGTACAAGGCCACGCGGCCCGACATCGACAACAGCCAGAAGCTGCTGTTTGACTGCATGACCGACTTGGGATTTTGGAAGGATGACGCGCTGGTGGTCAGCCTGATCGCGGAAAAGTTTTGGGCCAGGTTGCCAGGGATCTACGTCCGGATTGAAGAGGTTTAGCCTATGGACTATAAAGCCTTTTACGACGATGTCGTTGGCTGGATCAATCAAGCAAATCAGGCCGCTGCCAAATATGGGATGCATGATGAGCAGTTCTGGGCATGGGTAGTCGATTCAAGCGATAAGCTATGCCGGAAGTATCAGAATCACCAGCTGACTATAAAGCAAATGCTCATGCTCGTTAGGTGGCTGGAAGAAGTGTATGAAAGCATGAGAGAAAGGAGTTAAAAAGATGAACGCTGTACGGAGCAATGATGTTGACACTTTGGTTCAGAATACATTGCCATTCGTCCACCACATCCTGAAAAAATATTACCCACCCACTGGGTATGAATACGAGGACCTTTATCAGGTTGGATGCATCGGGCTTGTCCAAGCGGCGAAAAAGTTTGATCCCTCCTTGGGGTACAAGTTCACCACGTTTGCAGGAATTTGGATTGAGAACGAGATCAGAAAGGCAATTCGTATGCAAAAGGCTGTAAAGAGAACGGGGGATGTTTTTTCGATCGATGGATGGGACCGGGAAGAAGGATCACTGGCGGATCTGCTGGCGAACTTCGATTCGGTGGAAGAAGAGGTCGAAGCCAAGTTGCTCTTTTCGGAACTGTTCAGACGGGAACCAGCCATTACAATGCTTGCGCTGCAGGGATATACCCAGAAAGAGATTGGCCGCAAATTAGGGATGAGCCAGGTCAATGTCTCGCGAAGAATGTTCAGCATGAAAAAAGCTGTAGCAGCATTGTGCTGATATAGCCATGGTTACCAAAGCGAGGTTTTTCGGTCGTTCTAACGGTCGGGGTGATATTCGTTTCTCACATCGGGAAGAGGATGTGCAGCCGGGGGAGGTCATTACGTACCGTTTGTCTCCCGAGGAATTGGAGACATACAGGAAAGGGGATGACAAGGGGATGAGCAATGCCACCACAACAAAGCGCCAGCCGCAAAAGTTGACCAAGTCCGACTTGACCAAAGACATCTACAGAAAACTGGTTAATCAAGGGATGTCGGACAGACAGATTCGTGAAAAGTACAATATCGGGAGTTGGGCTACCTTGCAGAAGATCAAGGATACGTGGGGAGTTGCACCTGACGAAAAGGTGGAGGCGAATCCGGCTTCTTCAGGACAAACAGAATTGGCGGAACGAATACTGGTGCAAGTTTCCAAAATGGCTGTTGAACAGGAAGAAACAAAAAAGCAGCTGAACGAGATCCGCGAGATTCTCACCCAGCTGACACAAAAGATTCACTCACCTGGCGATCAGTATACTCGGTTTAACGATGAATCATACGAATTGATACGGAAGCTGCTAAAAAAATTGCTTTGATTTGACGTGAAGCCCAAGGGATGGTGAACAGCATGACAATAACCAAAATCAGAAAAGGCACCTTTCAACATGTGGAGTCGGAACTGTACGCATACCATGAAACGCGAAAAGAGATCATACGGCTGGAGAATGAATTCTTACATGGCAGCAAAGGGGATGACGAAAACGTAGGCGGTGGACGAGGCAATCTGCCGGGTGATCCGACAGCTACACGAGGCACGCTGTTGGCTACCTACCGGATGCTGAACAGGATGCGTGAGGTTGTAAATGCAATCGATGACGTGTACGGAAGACTTCCGGCAGATCGCAAGAAACTCATCGAACTGAAATATTGGCGCAAGCCACAGACCTTAACCTGGGACGGTATAGCCCTTGAAATCGGGGTCAGCCGCCGCCATGCAATGCGCTGGCGAGATGGCATCGTGTATGCCATAGCTGAGCGGTTGGGGTGGGTGTAACAAGATGTCACTTTTGGCACTTCAAAACGTGGTAATCTAATAACGTGGAAGATCATACCAAGTAGGACAAGCCATCCGATATTCGGGTGGCTTTTTCATTTCCTGAAGGAGAGAGGAGCTATGAGACTTGATGAGTTGCAATTCATCCTAGACGATCATGCGT
This sequence is a window from Brevibacillus composti. Protein-coding genes within it:
- a CDS encoding RusA family crossover junction endodeoxyribonuclease, with protein sequence MTTEFFMPMKKVPTVTHQQKQVTVVKDKPVFYEPAALKAARAKLMAHLGQHKPERPYHRPVRLIVKWCFPITGKRQDGEYKATRPDIDNSQKLLFDCMTDLGFWKDDALVVSLIAEKFWARLPGIYVRIEEV
- a CDS encoding sigma-70 family RNA polymerase sigma factor, encoding MNAVRSNDVDTLVQNTLPFVHHILKKYYPPTGYEYEDLYQVGCIGLVQAAKKFDPSLGYKFTTFAGIWIENEIRKAIRMQKAVKRTGDVFSIDGWDREEGSLADLLANFDSVEEEVEAKLLFSELFRREPAITMLALQGYTQKEIGRKLGMSQVNVSRRMFSMKKAVAALC
- a CDS encoding transcriptional regulator; protein product: MTITKIRKGTFQHVESELYAYHETRKEIIRLENEFLHGSKGDDENVGGGRGNLPGDPTATRGTLLATYRMLNRMREVVNAIDDVYGRLPADRKKLIELKYWRKPQTLTWDGIALEIGVSRRHAMRWRDGIVYAIAERLGWV